The DNA segment ATGTATTTGTATTATATTAAACATTTTTGTTTAAGTCAACAAGGTTTAACAATTTTGTTTAATTTTTGTTTGGTATGTGTTATAATCTTATTACTAAAACGAAAGGCTAGATACATATGACAATAGGCGAAAGAATTAAAGAACTACGCAAACTTCGTGGTCTTACTCAAAAACAATTAGGAATTGCAGTAGGTTTTGACGAGAAAAATGCTGATATTCGTATTGCCCAATATGAATCGGGTACAAGAACACCAAAAGCAGATATGATTAGTAAATTAGCAAATGCTTTGAATGCTCATGTTTTAACGATTATGAATGAACGACCAGCAAGTCCTATCACAAGTATTATTTTTGATTTGATCGACATGGAGGAAACGGCAGATATTACACTCTACCCGATTGATGATAAACACTGTAAATATGCAATCAGTATAGACAATTTTCTATTTAATGATTTTTTAAATGAATTGGTTAATATTCGTACAGAATTAACAGAAGGCAAAATTACATATGAAGAGTTTTTGGATTGGAAAGTAAATTGGCCATTAT comes from the Erysipelotrichaceae bacterium 66202529 genome and includes:
- a CDS encoding helix-turn-helix domain-containing protein; the protein is MTIGERIKELRKLRGLTQKQLGIAVGFDEKNADIRIAQYESGTRTPKADMISKLANALNAHVLTIMNERPASPITSIIFDLIDMEETADITLYPIDDKHCKYAISIDNFLFNDFLNELVNIRTELTEGKITYEEFLDWKVNWPLSSGDKPKYKWRR